One Acinetobacter colistiniresistens DNA segment encodes these proteins:
- the trpA gene encoding tryptophan synthase subunit alpha → MSRLATRFEQLKSQQRKALVSYVMAGDPHPQVTVPLLHQMVDAGVDVIELGLPFSDPMADGPVIALAAERALAGGTSTLDALDMVKAFREKDQTTPVVLMGYLNPVEVIGYDKFVAYAKDCGVDGVLLVDLPPEESEQLGEVLKQNGMDQIFLLAPTSTDQRIQHVVNQASGFVYYVSLKGVTGAATLDTSEAAARIAKIKSKTNVPVGVGFGISDAASAKAMGQVADAVIVGSAFVKSFATLPADQAAQQTVNKVKELRAALDELV, encoded by the coding sequence ATGTCACGTCTTGCCACTCGTTTTGAACAGCTTAAATCTCAGCAACGTAAAGCGCTTGTTTCTTATGTGATGGCAGGTGATCCGCATCCACAGGTGACTGTTCCTTTACTCCATCAAATGGTGGACGCAGGGGTTGATGTCATTGAACTGGGGCTCCCATTTTCTGACCCAATGGCAGATGGTCCTGTGATTGCTTTAGCCGCTGAGCGTGCTTTGGCAGGTGGAACCAGTACTTTAGATGCATTGGATATGGTGAAAGCCTTTCGTGAAAAAGATCAAACGACACCTGTTGTTTTGATGGGATATTTAAATCCTGTCGAAGTGATTGGTTATGACAAGTTTGTGGCTTATGCGAAAGACTGTGGTGTTGATGGTGTACTTTTGGTGGACTTGCCGCCAGAAGAGTCAGAACAATTAGGTGAAGTTCTTAAACAAAATGGAATGGATCAGATCTTCTTGCTTGCGCCAACCTCAACCGATCAACGTATCCAGCATGTGGTCAATCAAGCCAGTGGCTTTGTTTACTACGTGTCACTGAAAGGTGTCACTGGTGCAGCCACTCTAGATACCTCCGAAGCTGCAGCACGTATTGCAAAAATTAAGTCTAAGACCAATGTGCCAGTGGGCGTCGGTTTTGGAATTAGTGATGCAGCGTCTGCAAAAGCGATGGGTCAGGTTGCTGATGCCGTGATTGTAGGAAGTGCTTTCGTTAAATCTTTTGCGACATTGCCAGCCGATCAAGCTGCGCAACAGACGGTGAATAAAGTGAAGGAGCTTCGAGCTGCGCTCGATGAGTTAGTATGA
- the accD gene encoding acetyl-CoA carboxylase, carboxyltransferase subunit beta: MSQELTSGKVLNPSTPWTERHVPGIQVADQQQTFKATFTEPTIECPECHALVTRTAMSFNAYVCPQCDEHLHMRARDRLNWFFDQVNAELGQEFGAKDPLKFVDSKPYPDRIREAQDKTDETEALVVMQGSLKGLDLIACAFEFDFMAGSMGTVVGDRFVQAAERAIALHQPMICFAASGGARMQEGMLSLMQMARTAAAIQKMKDARVPYVVVLTHPVYGGVTASLAMLGDVHIAEPKAMIGFAGKRVIEQTVREKLEEPFQRAEYLLDHGVVDQIVHRHALRDTVYRLVAKLMNLP, translated from the coding sequence ATGAGTCAAGAATTAACATCAGGGAAGGTCCTTAACCCTTCAACACCTTGGACGGAACGTCATGTCCCTGGTATTCAGGTTGCAGATCAACAGCAGACATTCAAAGCGACCTTTACTGAGCCAACGATTGAGTGTCCAGAATGCCATGCATTAGTGACACGTACTGCAATGTCATTTAATGCCTATGTGTGTCCACAGTGCGATGAGCACTTACATATGCGTGCGCGCGATCGTTTGAACTGGTTCTTTGATCAGGTCAACGCTGAGCTAGGTCAAGAGTTTGGAGCCAAAGATCCCTTAAAGTTTGTAGATAGCAAACCTTATCCAGATCGTATTCGTGAAGCACAAGACAAAACCGATGAAACCGAAGCACTTGTGGTGATGCAGGGCTCTTTAAAAGGTCTAGATCTCATTGCGTGTGCCTTTGAGTTTGATTTTATGGCAGGTTCAATGGGAACTGTGGTTGGTGACCGTTTTGTACAAGCCGCTGAGCGTGCGATTGCCTTACATCAACCGATGATCTGTTTTGCTGCTTCGGGCGGTGCACGTATGCAGGAAGGCATGTTGTCTTTGATGCAAATGGCGCGTACTGCTGCGGCAATCCAGAAAATGAAAGATGCCCGTGTTCCTTATGTCGTGGTATTGACTCATCCTGTATATGGCGGCGTGACCGCTTCATTGGCCATGCTCGGTGATGTCCATATTGCTGAACCGAAAGCCATGATTGGCTTTGCAGGCAAACGTGTCATCGAACAAACTGTGCGTGAAAAACTGGAAGAACCATTCCAACGTGCAGAATACTTGCTTGATCATGGTGTGGTCGATCAAATTGTTCATCGTCATGCATTACGTGATACTGTATACAGACTTGTTGCAAAACTGATGAACTTACCTTGA
- the folC gene encoding bifunctional tetrahydrofolate synthase/dihydrofolate synthase, whose amino-acid sequence MRPHAPHSTDTLTTWLDYWGHVHVTGIDLGLERVIPVAEKLDVMQLTAKVFTVAGTNGKGSTTTTLAAILNAQGYKVGLYQSPHIYRFNERVKLAGAEVDDQSLVDAFVLVDQARRECGLSLSFFEATTLAAFVIFKQQQCDVWVLEVGLGGRLDVVNVIDPDIAVITNIGLDHVDWLGDTVEKIAFEKAGIIRPNIPVVFAGQQQLPQAIQDKVNDAQAQLYALDRDYFYQLNDDGETWSFASSGTTLKLPVGQLALENISTAVAAVLVSGVEVSQAAITTGIQQARLQGRFEIRQIQDKTVIFDAGHNAHGVEFLLKQLRKFLKYNKQYTEVVAVFSMLADKDIPSVTDLLKTTVKDWFIANLDVPRAAPVQQIQEALQGQQVYEFGSIQQAFETALKQGHNNQLILVCGSFHTLEAVWEYLEECR is encoded by the coding sequence TTGAGACCGCACGCTCCACATTCAACGGATACATTAACAACATGGCTCGATTATTGGGGCCATGTTCACGTTACAGGCATTGATTTAGGTTTAGAACGCGTTATTCCTGTTGCTGAAAAGTTGGATGTAATGCAACTTACGGCCAAAGTATTTACTGTTGCAGGTACCAATGGCAAAGGCTCAACCACAACCACTTTAGCTGCGATTTTAAATGCACAAGGTTATAAAGTCGGTCTTTACCAATCACCGCATATTTACCGTTTTAATGAACGGGTAAAGCTGGCAGGTGCAGAGGTCGATGACCAAAGTCTGGTAGATGCGTTTGTTTTAGTCGATCAGGCCCGTCGTGAATGTGGATTAAGTCTTTCTTTTTTTGAAGCAACCACGTTGGCTGCTTTTGTTATTTTTAAACAACAACAATGTGATGTCTGGGTACTCGAAGTTGGTCTGGGTGGCCGTCTTGATGTCGTCAATGTGATTGACCCTGATATTGCCGTGATTACCAACATTGGCTTAGACCATGTTGATTGGTTGGGTGATACCGTTGAAAAAATTGCATTTGAGAAAGCTGGCATTATCCGTCCAAATATTCCAGTGGTATTTGCGGGGCAGCAGCAACTTCCACAAGCTATTCAAGATAAAGTGAATGATGCCCAAGCGCAATTATACGCCTTAGATCGTGATTATTTTTATCAGCTCAATGATGACGGCGAAACATGGTCATTTGCATCGTCGGGTACAACTTTAAAACTTCCTGTTGGTCAGCTTGCGCTAGAAAATATTTCAACTGCTGTGGCTGCGGTATTGGTGAGTGGAGTTGAGGTTTCTCAAGCAGCAATTACCACCGGTATTCAACAGGCTCGCTTGCAAGGCCGTTTTGAAATACGCCAGATTCAAGATAAAACTGTGATTTTTGATGCAGGCCACAATGCACATGGCGTCGAATTTTTATTGAAGCAGTTGCGAAAATTCTTAAAATACAATAAACAGTACACAGAAGTTGTTGCTGTATTTTCAATGTTGGCTGATAAAGACATTCCTTCGGTCACTGATTTACTAAAAACAACAGTAAAAGATTGGTTTATTGCTAATTTAGATGTGCCTAGAGCCGCTCCAGTGCAGCAAATCCAAGAAGCATTGCAAGGGCAACAGGTGTATGAGTTTGGCAGTATCCAGCAAGCGTTTGAAACTGCGCTGAAACAAGGTCATAACAATCAGCTGATTTTAGTCTGTGGTTCGTTTCATACTTTAGAAGCGGTCTGGGAGTATTTAGAAGAATGTCGATGA
- a CDS encoding SPOR domain-containing protein produces MSMNNKQRWMGGVVLLGGGVLLAALLLKGNQEIEQDQTHAPVTHPIPKTESKPKTAQPAQDSEMVSLQPLAVDVETEKRLLEEQRRSREKAVAEQEARAAEFLKMQQQAEAAAARKAAEEYAAINARRAAAQESSDNIPPELVEDEKAKAQRLAEDKRKADEKKRIEQQKNDQQKSDTDKKLAEDKRKAEAEKKAAEEKRKVEADKKAAEDKRKAEAEKKAAEEKRKAEADKKAAEDKRKAEADKKAAEDKRKAEAEKKAEAEKARDLMENGDKKWMVQVALAANQANADAVVSKLRAKGYKVTTSPTSKGIRIMVGPAKDRDIADATRKKITSDESLNMKSAWVIDWVPLDQR; encoded by the coding sequence ATGTCGATGAATAACAAGCAACGCTGGATGGGTGGCGTTGTTCTATTAGGTGGTGGTGTTTTATTGGCAGCATTACTTCTGAAAGGTAATCAAGAAATAGAGCAAGATCAGACTCACGCGCCCGTTACTCATCCGATTCCCAAAACAGAGTCTAAGCCGAAAACAGCTCAGCCTGCTCAAGACAGTGAAATGGTGTCATTACAGCCTTTGGCCGTTGATGTTGAAACTGAAAAACGTTTGCTGGAAGAACAACGCCGTTCGCGTGAAAAAGCGGTTGCAGAACAAGAAGCACGTGCTGCTGAATTTTTAAAGATGCAGCAGCAAGCGGAAGCAGCGGCAGCACGTAAGGCGGCAGAGGAATACGCGGCGATTAACGCGCGTCGAGCAGCGGCTCAGGAAAGTTCAGACAATATTCCACCAGAGCTTGTTGAAGATGAAAAAGCCAAGGCACAGCGCCTTGCAGAAGACAAACGTAAAGCCGATGAAAAGAAGCGAATTGAACAGCAAAAAAATGATCAGCAGAAATCTGATACTGACAAGAAGTTAGCCGAAGACAAACGTAAGGCTGAAGCTGAGAAGAAAGCAGCAGAGGAAAAACGTAAGGTTGAAGCTGATAAGAAAGCGGCGGAAGACAAACGTAAGGCTGAAGCTGAGAAGAAAGCAGCAGAGGAAAAACGTAAGGCTGAAGCAGACAAGAAAGCAGCAGAAGACAAGCGTAAAGCTGAAGCAGACAAGAAAGCAGCAGAGGACAAGCGTAAAGCCGAAGCTGAGAAAAAGGCTGAAGCAGAAAAAGCACGTGATCTCATGGAAAATGGCGATAAGAAATGGATGGTGCAAGTCGCATTGGCTGCGAACCAAGCCAATGCCGATGCTGTGGTGTCTAAATTACGTGCTAAAGGCTATAAAGTAACTACTAGTCCGACTTCGAAAGGAATTCGCATTATGGTTGGCCCAGCCAAAGATCGTGATATTGCGGATGCAACCCGTAAGAAGATTACCTCTGATGAAAGCTTGAATATGAAATCGGCTTGGGTGATTGACTGGGTTCCACTTGACCAGCGATAA
- a CDS encoding dual specificity protein phosphatase family protein, with product MKTTLITVTLISILSLGGCMKHPSLDGEQRPKNWGTLISPTHNFYQISNDVFRSDQPSNELIPILKKYKIETVINLRSRNEDAKVLKDQPFNLVHIPIYTWAINREDLLEAMRAIQTAKQNNQKVLVHCYHGSDRTGATIAMYRIIFENWSIDEAVKEMKQGGYGFHVIWKNIDPLFSPENVKWIQRQLSNPSS from the coding sequence ATGAAAACAACGCTCATTACCGTTACGCTCATTTCAATACTTAGCTTAGGTGGATGTATGAAACATCCTAGCCTAGATGGTGAGCAACGTCCAAAAAACTGGGGAACGCTCATTTCACCAACGCATAATTTTTATCAAATTAGCAATGATGTGTTCCGCAGTGACCAACCCAGTAATGAATTGATCCCTATTTTGAAGAAATATAAAATTGAGACCGTCATTAATCTACGTTCTAGAAATGAAGATGCCAAAGTTTTAAAAGATCAACCTTTTAATCTGGTGCATATTCCCATTTATACTTGGGCGATCAATCGTGAAGACTTATTAGAAGCAATGCGTGCCATTCAAACGGCCAAACAAAATAATCAAAAAGTATTGGTACATTGCTATCACGGTTCTGATCGTACTGGGGCAACCATTGCCATGTACCGTATTATTTTTGAAAACTGGTCCATTGATGAGGCAGTGAAAGAAATGAAACAAGGTGGTTACGGCTTCCATGTGATCTGGAAAAACATTGATCCTTTATTCAGCCCTGAAAATGTAAAATGGATTCAACGACAACTGTCGAATCCATCTTCTTAG
- a CDS encoding MBL fold metallo-hydrolase yields MIYNIHHLHCGSFCPVCAPLFGQKGWKAHLVCHCLLVETDQGLVLIDTGLGTQDYLHTEQRLGRLLKQFGSIVPNLKLTAIQQIQQLGFNPSDVRHIFVTHLDFDHAGGISDFPNATIHLLAAEFNATQLLTTKGKLRYKTEQFKQHRHWNFAEHNDGEPWFNLQKVQGLPLFHDEILMIPLIGHTAGHCGIAIKKVDGWMLFCGDAYYTHLELNPKNKLRALNLTERLLAEDNRLRLHNLKQLQYLAQQEPSIELICAHDPVEFNRYQ; encoded by the coding sequence ATGATCTATAACATTCACCATCTTCATTGCGGAAGTTTTTGTCCAGTCTGCGCTCCCCTGTTTGGACAAAAGGGCTGGAAAGCCCACTTGGTCTGCCATTGCCTCTTGGTTGAAACGGATCAAGGCTTGGTATTAATTGATACAGGCTTAGGTACACAAGATTATTTACATACCGAACAACGCTTAGGCCGTTTACTGAAACAATTCGGTTCGATTGTGCCGAACCTCAAACTGACCGCCATTCAGCAAATTCAGCAACTCGGTTTTAACCCAAGTGATGTCAGACATATTTTTGTGACTCATCTGGATTTTGACCATGCTGGTGGAATTTCCGATTTCCCCAATGCGACCATACATCTCTTAGCTGCGGAGTTTAATGCCACCCAATTACTCACAACTAAGGGAAAATTGCGCTATAAAACAGAACAATTTAAACAGCATCGTCATTGGAACTTTGCTGAACACAACGATGGCGAGCCATGGTTTAACCTGCAAAAAGTCCAAGGGCTTCCTTTATTTCACGATGAGATTTTAATGATTCCCCTAATCGGGCATACGGCTGGGCACTGTGGCATTGCGATCAAAAAAGTGGATGGTTGGATGTTATTTTGTGGTGATGCCTACTACACCCATCTGGAGCTCAATCCGAAAAATAAATTGAGAGCCCTCAACCTGACTGAACGTTTATTGGCTGAAGATAACCGACTGCGTTTGCACAACCTCAAACAGTTACAATATCTCGCTCAACAAGAGCCAAGCATTGAGTTAATTTGTGCGCATGATCCAGTCGAATTCAATCGTTATCAATAA
- a CDS encoding peroxiredoxin, producing the protein MTLRLGDTAPNFQQQSSQGDIDFYGFLGDSWGILFSHPADYTPVCTTELGYTAKLKDEFDKRGVKAIALSVDDVESHKGWIQDINETQNTTVNFPIIADKDRKVSELYGFIHPNASETLTVRSLVIIDPNKKVRLIITYPASTGRNFNEVLRVVDSLQLTDNHKVATPANWQQGEDVVIVPSLKDEEEIKQRFPKGYKAVKSYLRLTPQPE; encoded by the coding sequence ATGACATTACGTTTAGGCGATACCGCCCCGAATTTCCAGCAACAATCAAGCCAAGGCGACATTGATTTCTATGGCTTTTTAGGTGATAGCTGGGGAATCCTTTTTTCCCATCCTGCGGACTACACCCCAGTCTGTACCACCGAACTCGGCTACACTGCAAAGTTAAAAGATGAGTTTGACAAGCGCGGCGTAAAAGCCATTGCCCTTTCAGTGGATGATGTCGAATCACATAAAGGCTGGATTCAGGACATTAATGAAACACAAAATACCACAGTTAATTTCCCGATCATTGCCGACAAAGATCGCAAGGTGTCTGAACTATATGGATTTATTCACCCAAATGCCAGTGAGACCTTAACTGTACGTTCATTGGTGATTATTGATCCAAATAAAAAAGTGCGTTTGATTATTACCTATCCAGCTTCAACAGGTCGTAACTTTAATGAAGTGCTGCGTGTCGTCGACTCACTACAGTTAACCGATAACCACAAAGTGGCAACACCAGCGAACTGGCAGCAAGGTGAAGATGTGGTGATTGTGCCTTCATTGAAAGATGAAGAAGAAATCAAACAACGCTTCCCGAAAGGCTATAAAGCCGTCAAATCTTATCTAAGACTCACGCCCCAGCCTGAGTGA
- the secA gene encoding preprotein translocase subunit SecA yields the protein MLASLIGGIFGTKNERELKRMRKIVEQINALEPTISALNDADLSAKTPEFKQRFSNGESLDKLMPEAFAVCREAAKRVMGMRHYDVQLIGGITLHEGKIAEMRTGEGKTLMGTLACYLNALSGQGVHVITVNDYLAQRDAELNRPLFEFLGLSIGVIYSMQMPDEKAQAYTSDITYGTNNEFGFDYLRDNMVFSLQEKKQRGLSYAIIDEVDSILIDEARTPLIISGQSEDSSHLYQLINRIPPTLRPQKEEKVADGGHFWVDEKQRSVEMTEVGYETVEQKLIEMGLLAEGESLYSATNLNLVHHVTAAIRAHYLYQKNVHYIIGVNPQTQKEEVIIVDESTGRTMPGRRWSEGLHQAVEAKENMEIQPENQTLATTTFQNYFRLYKKLSGMTGTADTEAAEMKEIYGLDVVIIPTHRPMVRVDHNDLIYLNRNGKYTAIIEEITNIRQQGVAPILIGTATIEASEILSSKLLQAGIHHEVLNAKQHEREADIIAQAGSPNAVTIATNMAGRGTDILLGGNWKAKLAKIENPTPEDEARLQAQWEKDHEDVLSSGGLHIIGSERHESRRIDNQLRGRAGRQGDPGVSRFYLSLEDDLMRIFAGDRVVAMMRAMGLQESEAIEHKMVSRSIENAQRKVEARNFDIRKNLLKYDDVNNEQRKIIYSQRDEVLAESTLQDYIEEMHQEVVKGLIANFIPPESIHDQWDIEGLESALHSDLGIELPVQQWLDQDRRLDEEGLVARISDEVINRYRQRREQMGDESAAMLERHFMLNSLDRHWKDHLAAMDYLRQGIHLRGYAQKNPEQEYKKEAFNLFVNMLGVIKSDVVTDLSRVHVPTAEELAELEAQQQRQAESMRLSFEHDDVDGLTGEVTISEETEGFANTNEFPVPESRNAPCPCGSGLKYKQCHGKI from the coding sequence ATGTTGGCAAGTCTGATCGGAGGTATCTTCGGTACAAAAAATGAGCGTGAGCTCAAACGCATGCGTAAAATTGTTGAACAAATCAATGCGCTTGAACCGACGATATCTGCTCTTAACGATGCAGACCTCTCTGCAAAAACTCCAGAATTCAAACAGCGTTTTAGCAATGGCGAAAGTTTAGATAAATTAATGCCAGAAGCGTTTGCGGTGTGTCGTGAAGCAGCAAAACGTGTCATGGGCATGCGCCATTATGACGTGCAGTTAATTGGTGGTATTACCTTACACGAAGGTAAGATTGCCGAAATGCGTACAGGTGAGGGTAAAACCCTGATGGGTACTTTGGCCTGTTATCTGAATGCATTGAGCGGTCAGGGTGTTCACGTGATTACCGTGAACGACTACTTGGCACAACGTGATGCTGAGTTAAACCGTCCATTATTCGAATTCTTAGGCCTTAGCATTGGGGTGATTTACTCGATGCAAATGCCAGATGAAAAAGCACAAGCCTATACTTCCGACATTACCTACGGAACCAACAACGAGTTCGGTTTCGACTATCTTCGTGACAACATGGTGTTTTCTCTGCAAGAGAAAAAGCAACGTGGTTTAAGCTATGCCATCATCGATGAAGTCGACTCAATCTTGATTGACGAAGCACGTACGCCGTTGATTATTTCAGGCCAAAGTGAAGATTCATCTCATCTTTATCAGCTGATTAACAGAATTCCTCCAACATTACGTCCACAGAAAGAAGAAAAAGTGGCTGATGGCGGACATTTCTGGGTCGATGAGAAACAACGCTCAGTTGAAATGACTGAAGTTGGTTATGAAACAGTTGAACAAAAACTGATTGAAATGGGCTTGTTGGCTGAGGGTGAGAGCCTGTATTCAGCAACCAACCTGAATTTGGTACACCATGTCACCGCTGCAATTCGTGCGCATTATCTTTATCAAAAGAATGTGCATTACATCATCGGTGTGAATCCACAGACGCAGAAAGAAGAAGTCATTATTGTGGATGAAAGTACGGGTCGTACCATGCCAGGTCGTCGCTGGTCTGAAGGTCTGCATCAAGCGGTTGAAGCCAAAGAAAACATGGAAATTCAACCTGAAAACCAAACCCTTGCAACTACAACTTTCCAGAACTATTTCCGTCTGTATAAAAAGCTTTCAGGGATGACCGGTACTGCCGATACTGAAGCTGCGGAAATGAAAGAAATTTATGGCTTAGACGTTGTGATTATTCCAACACACCGTCCAATGGTTCGTGTCGATCATAACGATTTAATCTATCTAAACCGTAATGGTAAATACACCGCGATTATTGAAGAAATTACCAATATTCGTCAGCAGGGTGTTGCACCGATCTTGATTGGTACAGCAACCATTGAAGCCAGTGAAATCTTGTCTTCTAAGTTGCTACAAGCTGGTATTCATCACGAAGTCTTGAACGCAAAACAACACGAACGTGAAGCGGATATTATTGCGCAAGCGGGTAGTCCGAATGCGGTAACAATTGCCACCAACATGGCAGGTCGTGGTACCGATATCTTGCTGGGTGGTAACTGGAAAGCCAAGCTTGCCAAAATTGAAAACCCGACCCCTGAAGACGAAGCCCGTTTACAGGCGCAATGGGAAAAAGATCACGAAGATGTTTTAAGTTCTGGTGGTTTACATATCATTGGTTCTGAGCGTCATGAATCACGTCGTATTGATAACCAGTTGCGTGGTCGTGCAGGTCGTCAAGGTGACCCAGGTGTATCACGCTTCTATCTATCACTTGAAGATGACTTGATGCGTATCTTCGCGGGTGATCGCGTGGTTGCCATGATGCGTGCAATGGGCTTGCAAGAAAGTGAAGCCATTGAACATAAAATGGTCAGTCGTTCAATCGAAAACGCCCAGCGTAAGGTTGAAGCCCGTAACTTTGATATTCGTAAAAACTTGTTGAAGTACGATGATGTAAATAACGAACAGCGTAAGATCATTTATTCACAACGTGATGAAGTTCTAGCTGAAAGCACACTTCAAGACTATATCGAAGAAATGCATCAGGAAGTGGTGAAAGGTTTGATTGCAAACTTTATTCCACCTGAGTCGATTCATGACCAATGGGATATTGAAGGTCTGGAAAGTGCCTTACATAGTGATTTAGGTATCGAACTTCCTGTACAGCAATGGTTAGACCAAGATCGTCGTTTGGATGAAGAAGGCTTAGTGGCTCGTATTTCTGATGAAGTCATTAATCGCTATCGCCAACGTCGTGAGCAAATGGGTGATGAATCGGCAGCAATGCTTGAACGTCACTTTATGTTGAACTCACTGGATCGTCATTGGAAAGATCATTTGGCTGCGATGGATTATTTGCGTCAAGGGATTCACTTACGTGGCTACGCACAGAAAAATCCTGAGCAAGAATACAAGAAAGAAGCCTTTAACTTGTTTGTAAATATGTTGGGTGTGATCAAGTCCGATGTGGTGACGGATTTATCTCGTGTTCATGTCCCGACGGCAGAAGAATTGGCAGAACTTGAAGCACAGCAACAACGTCAGGCGGAATCGATGCGCCTTTCATTTGAGCATGATGATGTCGATGGTTTAACGGGTGAAGTGACTATTTCTGAGGAAACGGAAGGATTTGCCAATACGAATGAATTCCCTGTGCCTGAGAGCCGCAATGCACCTTGCCCGTGTGGTTCTGGTTTAAAATACAAGCAGTGTCACGGCAAAATCTAG
- the lpxO gene encoding lipid A hydroxylase LpxO, whose protein sequence is MYAVIIVAVFLISFLYTYLRGKERLKASRQLFDHSTFLAPINMFMTGFSKLPNQPFFDVAQFPELKPLQDNWQVIREEAIQLQNQIKASEKNNDAGFNTFFKRGWKRFYLKWYQDSHPSAQQLCPKTVALLESIPSVKAAMFTELPSGSYLGKHRDPYAGSVRYHLGLVTPNSDDCFIEVDQERYSWRDGEATVFDETYVHWAENKTDETRIILFCDIERPMKWGWAQRFNHWFGRNVMSAASSPNDDQDKTGFINRIFKYGYAVHHYGRGLKERNRPLYYVSKWLLFAILIGLILLPSLL, encoded by the coding sequence TATTTTTAATCAGCTTTTTATATACCTATCTACGCGGTAAAGAGCGCTTAAAAGCATCTCGACAATTATTTGACCATTCGACATTTTTAGCGCCAATCAACATGTTTATGACTGGCTTTTCCAAGTTGCCAAACCAGCCTTTCTTCGATGTGGCGCAGTTTCCAGAACTCAAACCATTGCAAGATAACTGGCAAGTGATTCGTGAAGAAGCAATTCAGCTCCAGAATCAAATCAAAGCCTCTGAAAAAAATAATGATGCAGGCTTTAATACCTTTTTTAAACGAGGCTGGAAGCGCTTTTATCTGAAATGGTATCAAGACAGCCATCCCTCTGCGCAACAACTTTGCCCAAAAACAGTTGCTTTATTAGAAAGTATTCCTTCCGTCAAAGCGGCAATGTTTACTGAACTACCGTCTGGGAGTTATTTAGGTAAACATCGTGATCCCTATGCAGGTTCTGTCCGTTATCATCTTGGTTTGGTAACACCGAATAGCGATGATTGTTTTATTGAAGTCGATCAGGAACGCTATAGCTGGAGAGATGGCGAAGCCACCGTGTTTGATGAAACCTATGTGCACTGGGCAGAAAACAAAACTGATGAAACGCGTATTATCTTGTTCTGTGATATTGAGCGTCCAATGAAATGGGGCTGGGCACAGCGGTTTAATCACTGGTTTGGCCGCAATGTCATGTCTGCTGCAAGCTCGCCCAATGATGATCAAGACAAGACTGGTTTTATTAACCGTATTTTTAAATATGGTTATGCAGTACATCATTATGGCCGTGGCCTAAAAGAGCGTAACCGTCCGCTGTACTATGTGTCAAAATGGTTACTATTTGCCATCCTGATTGGCTTGATTTTGCTGCCAAGCCTTCTATAA